One Nicotiana tomentosiformis chromosome 4, ASM39032v3, whole genome shotgun sequence genomic window carries:
- the LOC104092142 gene encoding pentatricopeptide repeat-containing protein At5g65560-like: protein MIQSTALINPFRSVNSIPLFFIKFFPFSISSSTSEEFPESSINHQLFSLLSHPNWQKHPSLKTLIPSLSPYSLSSFLSQNPNLNPQIALSFFNYLSCVPSFKLNVQSYASLLRILISNNLFRVAQKTRLNMLKSCETRDDAVFTMRLLLDMNKYDEFKLNVWAYNTLLMCLSRFVMIEEMKCVFDEMLSDLIKPDIYTFNTMINAYCKLGNIVEAESYLSKILQAGLSPDTHTYTSFVLGHCRRKDVDSAYKVFGEIPKKGCRRNVVSYNNLIHGLCEAGRMDEAMRLFVEMGDEDACCPNVRTYTILIDALCGLDRRVEALRLFDEMKEKGCKPNVHTYTVLVDGLCKDFKLDEARVLVNVMSENGLVPNVVTYNALIDGYCKKGLVDVALDVFDTMESNNCIPNVRTYNELISGFCRIKKVHKAMSLLYRMLERKLSPTDVTFNLLVHGQCKEGEIGSAFRLLRLMEENGLAPDEWTYGTLVDGLCERGRVEEAHTIFSSLKEKGIKVNVAIYTALIDGFCKAERVDFALTLFKEMIEEGCSPNACTYNVLINGLCKQGKQLEADQLLERMPESGVKPTIESYSILIEQLLKESAFSHAYKVFYLMDSMGHKPDVCIYTSFLVAYYNEEKLKEAEEVMAKMAEEEVRPDLMAYTVMIDGYGRAGLLHRAFDVLKCMFHAGHEPSHYTYSILIKHLSQGGLDIKTEASSINIADVWKVVKYETLLELFDKMGEYGCPPNTNTFNSVATGLCREGRLEEASRLLDHMQNCGISPSEDMYTSMVNCCCKLKLFEDAARYLETMLTQGFLPCLESYKLLVCGLYDDGNNEKAKATFFWLLDCGYNNDEVAWKLLIDGLLKRGFVNRCSELLDIMEKNRLRLSTQTYSLLLEGLDRTDNK, encoded by the coding sequence ATGATCCAATCAACGGCGTTGATTAATCCATTCCGTTCAGTTAACTCAATTCCTCTCTTCTTTATTAAAttcttcccattttccatttCATCTTCAACCTCAGAAGAATTTCCAGAATCTTCCATTAATCACCAACTCTTCTCCCTCCTTTCACATCCGAATTGGCAAAAACACCCTTCCCTCAAAACACTTATTCCTTCCCTATCCCCTTATTCCCTTTCTTCTTTCCTCTCACAAAACCCaaatctaaatccccaaattgccCTCTCCTTTTTTAATTATCTCTCCTGTGTCCCTTCCTTCAAACTCAATGTTCAATCCTACGCGTCCCTTTTACGCATTTTGATTTCCAATAATCTCTTTCGGGTCGCCCAAAAAACCCGACTTAACATGCTTAAATCGTGCGAAACACGTGACGACGCTGTTTTTACGATGCGTTTGTTACTTGATATGAACAAATATGATGAGTTTAAGCTCAATGTGTGGGCTTATAACACGTTGTTGATGTGTTTATCGCGATTCGTTATGATTGAGGAAATGAAATGTGTGTTTGATGAAATGTTGAGTGATTTAATTAAGCCTGATATTTATACTTTTAATACTATGATTAATGCTTATTGTAAATTAGGTAATATTGTTGAGGCTGAATCTTATTTGAGTAAGATTTTGCAAGCTGGTTTGAGTCCCGATACACATACTTACACGTCGTTTGTATTGGGGCATTGTAGGAGAAAGGATGTAGATAGTGCTTACAAGGTGTTTGGGGAAATACCTAAGAAGGGTTGTCGAAGGAATGTGGTTTCGTACAATAATTTGATTCACGGGTTGTGTGAAGCGGGGAGGATGGATGAGGCGATGAGGTTGTTTGTCGAAATGGGAGATGAGGATGCTTGTTGTCCGAATGTGAGGACATACACGATTCTCATTGATGCGTTGTGTGGATTGGATAGGAGGGTGGAAGCGTTGCGATTGTTTGATGAGATGAAGGAGAAAGGATGCAAGCCGAATGTTCATACTTACACTGTGCTTGTTGATGGCTTGTGTAAAGACTTTAAGCTTGACGAAGCGAGAGTGTTAGTGAATGTGATGTCGGAAAATGGACTAGTTCCAAATGTGGTGACATACAATGCTTTGATTGATGGATACTGTAAGAAAGGTTTGGTTGATGTCGCATTAGATGTTTTTGACACAATGGAATCGAATAATTGTATCCCGAATGTCCGTACGTACAATGAATTGATTTCTGGCTTTTGTAGGATAAAGAAGGTGCATAAGGCAATGTCACTACTTTATAGGATGCTCGAACGCAAACTGTCTCCTACTGATGTCACTTTTAACTTGTTAGTTCATGGACAGTGTAAAGAGGGAGAAATAGGTAGTGCATTTAGGTTGCTTAGATTGATGGAAGAGAATGGTTTGGCTCCTGATGAGTGGACTTATGGTACTCTAGTTGATGGCTTGTGTGAAAGAGGCAGAGTTGAAGAAGCTCACACCATTTTTAGTTCTCTGAAAGAGAAGGGTATAAAGGTTAACGTTGCGATCTACACTGCTCTAATTGATGGATTTTGCAAAGCTGAAAGAGTTGATTTTGCCTTGACGCTGTTTAAGGAAATGATTGAGGAAGGTTGCTCCCCAAATGCATGCACTTATAATGTGTTGATTAACGGGTTGTGTAAACAAGGTAAGCAGCTGGAAGCAGACCAATTACTTGAAAGGATGCCAGAAAGTGGTGTTAAACCCACAATCGAATCCTATAGTATCCTGATCGAGCAGCTATTAAAGGAATCTGCCTTTAGCCATGCGTACAAGGTTTTTTATTTAATGGATTCCATGGGACACAAGCCCGATGTCTGCATTTACACTTCGTTTCTGGTTGCATATTACAATGAAGAGAAATTGAAAGAAGCAGAGGAAGTGATGGCTAAGATGGCAGAGGAGGAAGTTAGGCCAGATTTGATGGCCTATACAGTAATGATTGATGGCTATGGTCGTGCAGGATTACTGCATCGAGCCTTTGATGTGCTAAAATGTATGTTTCATGCTGGACATGAACCTTCTCATTACACCTATTCCATTTTGATCAAACATTTGTCCCAAGGAGGACTTGACATCAAAACAGAGGCCAGTTCCATTAATATTGCTGACGTGTGGAAAGTGGTGAAATACGAAACTTTGCTTGAACTCTTTGATAAAATGGGGGAATATGGCTGTCCTCCTAATACAAACACTTTTAATTCTGTTGCTACTGGCCTCTGTAGAGAAGGACGCCTTGAGGAAGCTTCGAGGTTACTTGATCATATGCAGAACTGCGGAATATCTCCTAGTGAAGATATGTATACCTCAATGGTAAATTGTTGTTGCAAGTTGAAACTTTTTGAGGATGCTGCAAGATATCTTGAAACTATGCTTACACAAGGTTTTTTACCATGCTTAGAGTCATACAAGCTCCTCGTGTGTGGGTTGTATGATGACGGAAACAATGAGAAAGCTAAGGCGACCTTCTTCTGGCTTCTTGATTGTGGGTACAATAATGACGAAGTAGCTTGGAAGCTTCTAATTGATGGCTTACTTAAGAGGGGTTTTGTAAATAGATGTTCAGAGTTGTTGGATATTATGGAGAAAAATCGTCTTCGGCTTAGTACCCAGACATATTCATTGCTGCTAGAGGGACTTGATAGAACAGACAACAAATAA
- the LOC138909227 gene encoding uncharacterized protein — translation MVKDFLDYVRRCKAYQFHANFIHQPPEVLHPTVASLPFDAWDWMLLDHCQSPLVGTYTSWLQLTTSQNGLKLLLLRRLMNKIFDLFGFKQRNSSMYNAAANGLAEAFNKTLCNLLKKVISKSKRDWNDRMEEALWAYRMTHRTPTQATPYSLVYEVEAIFPLERQIPSLRLVIQEGITDEENAQLRLANLEALDEKR, via the exons atggtaaaagattTCTTGGACTACGTTCGAAGATGCAAGGCTTATCAATTCCAtgcgaattttattcatcaacctcctgaagtgttGCACCCGACTGTGGCATCCTTGCCGTTTGACGCTtgggattggatgttgttggaccactgccaaagtcctctggtgggcACCTATACATCCTGGCTGCAAttgactacttctcaaaatgggctgaagttgttgctcttaaggag gttgatgaacaagatttttGATCTTTTTGGCTTCAAGCAGCGTAATTCTTCGATGTACAATGCTGCCGCAaatggtctagctgaggcattcaacaaaactctatgcaacttgttaaagaaagtcatCTCTAAATCCAAACGAGATTGGAATGACCGTATGGAAGAAGCTCTATGGGCATATAGGATGACTCACCGCACGCCAACACAAGCAACTCCTTATTCACTCGTTTATGAAGTCGAAGCCATTTTCccactcgagcgtcaaataccttcattacgactggttattcaagaagggatcactgatgaagaaaatgctcaaCTTCGATTAGCAAAtttggaggctcttgatgagaagag